Proteins from one Candidatus Brocadiaceae bacterium genomic window:
- the galT gene encoding galactose-1-phosphate uridylyltransferase: MAELRRDAVSGRWVIIATERAARPQSLHLSRGLRGGGFCPFCEGNEDRTPPELTAVRPGDTAPNTPGWKVRVVPNKYPALRTDEPLVSTGHGTMRACTGFGLHEVIIESPQHLVSPTEMAPEDLALVLRTICDRSRLHSADERLTYVMVFKNVGEPAGATIEHAHSQLIAVPVMPRRVQEEMARCTESFHETGRCLFCDIVEEERASGARIVSEDDDFVVLCPYAARFPFEMWLLPRFHAPHFFQLSPERIPALARALQDALARLEVCLQDPPYNYVVHTAPARGVESGHYHWHIEVIPRVTEVAGFEWGTGFYINPLEPERAAEYLRAVTPEQVLEKVSARSVPAAGAGRDERSEER; this comes from the coding sequence ATGGCAGAGCTACGCCGCGACGCCGTCAGCGGGCGGTGGGTGATCATCGCCACGGAGCGCGCGGCCCGGCCTCAGAGCCTGCACCTTTCGCGGGGCCTGCGGGGCGGGGGGTTCTGTCCGTTCTGCGAGGGGAACGAGGACCGGACGCCGCCGGAGCTGACGGCCGTGCGGCCCGGGGACACCGCCCCGAATACGCCGGGCTGGAAGGTCCGCGTGGTGCCGAACAAGTATCCGGCCCTGCGCACGGACGAGCCGCTGGTCTCCACCGGGCATGGCACCATGCGCGCGTGCACGGGGTTCGGCCTGCACGAGGTCATCATCGAGTCGCCGCAGCACCTGGTGAGTCCCACCGAGATGGCGCCGGAGGACCTGGCGCTGGTCCTGCGGACGATCTGCGACCGTTCGCGGCTGCACAGCGCTGACGAGCGTCTGACCTACGTCATGGTGTTCAAGAACGTCGGGGAACCGGCCGGGGCGACGATCGAGCACGCGCATTCGCAGTTGATCGCCGTGCCCGTGATGCCCAGGCGCGTGCAGGAGGAGATGGCGCGGTGCACGGAGTCATTCCACGAGACGGGGCGGTGTCTGTTCTGCGACATCGTGGAGGAGGAACGGGCGTCCGGCGCGCGCATCGTGTCGGAAGACGACGACTTCGTGGTCCTGTGTCCGTACGCGGCGCGGTTTCCGTTTGAGATGTGGCTGCTGCCTCGGTTCCACGCGCCGCACTTCTTCCAGTTGTCTCCGGAGCGCATCCCCGCGCTGGCCCGCGCACTGCAGGACGCGCTGGCGCGGCTGGAGGTGTGTCTGCAGGACCCGCCCTACAACTACGTGGTCCATACGGCGCCGGCGCGGGGCGTCGAGAGCGGCCACTACCACTGGCACATCGAGGTGATCCCCCGGGTGACGGAGGTTGCCGGTTTCGAGTGGGGCACGGGATTCTACATCAACCCGTTGGAGCCGGAGCGGGCGGCCGAGTATCTGCGTGCGGTCACGCCGGAACAGGTTCTGGAGAAGGTCTCTGCGCGGTCTGTGCCCGCAGCGGGCGCAGGGCGCGACGAACGCAGCGAGGAGCGCTGA
- a CDS encoding TatD family hydrolase, producing MHIIDTHAHLDARAFRHDLPDVLERARTAGVVRILCVGTDLASSRRCVELARRHPDLIRAAVGIHPTDWAACSGDFAEVERLAALPVVVAVGETGMDFHHDSTPPDAQADGLRRHVDLALALDKPLIVHARKSDERVLEVLEQAKGALRGVRHCFDGPADVASRYLSLGLCVAVGAVVTRPGHKRLKAAVRDLPADCLMVETDCPYQSPSSRVGTRNEPAFLPETLAALAAIRGESAKALAESTTAVARRLFFPDMP from the coding sequence ATGCACATCATCGACACACACGCCCATCTGGACGCACGGGCCTTCCGGCACGATCTTCCGGACGTGCTGGAACGCGCACGCACGGCGGGCGTCGTCCGTATCCTCTGCGTGGGGACGGACTTGGCGTCCTCGCGCCGGTGCGTCGAACTCGCGCGCCGTCATCCGGACCTGATCCGCGCGGCCGTTGGCATCCACCCCACCGATTGGGCCGCATGTTCCGGTGACTTCGCGGAGGTCGAGCGACTGGCCGCCCTGCCGGTGGTGGTCGCCGTCGGCGAAACGGGGATGGACTTCCATCATGACTCGACGCCGCCGGACGCGCAGGCCGACGGCCTCCGGCGGCACGTGGACCTCGCCCTGGCCCTGGACAAGCCCCTGATCGTCCACGCCAGGAAGTCGGACGAACGGGTCCTGGAGGTCCTCGAGCAGGCGAAGGGCGCGCTCAGAGGCGTCCGCCACTGCTTCGATGGCCCGGCGGACGTCGCGTCCCGCTATCTCTCCCTGGGCCTGTGCGTCGCCGTCGGGGCTGTCGTCACGCGCCCCGGACACAAGCGCCTGAAGGCGGCCGTGAGGGACCTGCCGGCCGACTGCCTGATGGTGGAGACCGACTGTCCCTATCAGTCCCCGTCAAGCCGGGTGGGCACGCGCAACGAGCCGGCTTTCCTGCCGGAGACCCTGGCCGCGCTGGCCGCCATTCGGGGGGAAAGCGCCAAGGCGCTGGCGGAGTCCACGACCGCGGTTGCCAGGCGCCTCTTCTTTCCTGACATGCCGTAG